A window of Etheostoma spectabile isolate EspeVRDwgs_2016 unplaced genomic scaffold, UIUC_Espe_1.0 scaffold342, whole genome shotgun sequence contains these coding sequences:
- the marveld2b gene encoding MARVEL domain-containing protein 2b has translation MSSGEVGSVTRFDRVREIPHYDQVPVGTSWQDFPLPPESFHGTVPAVSLDPLPPPPLPKQPAVGPESFYPPNNSEPMEAKSDVMDIEPVHRFIPDSVKNFFRGKSCNSGRKGQGIYPPAPYSPAPSSSKSGNHHTTAGVPCSPPHSAPPSPSLLGSYRDPYGGSGGSYTSQKEQNRMLLDAEAFESASAVPTNLSALTYHERVEEYHQRYAYLKSWAGLLRILGCVQLLLGAAVFACVCAYVHKDNEWFNMYGYSQPQLFGGLGGGAGAYGSGGSYYTGPKTPFVLVVAGLTWIVTVILVVVGMTIYYRAILLDSSWWPLTECSINMVLAMLYLAAGIVYVRDTTRGGLCYIPVFNNGINGAFCRTEAGQTAAIVFLFITTVLYFISAGVCLKLWRHEAARMRKEMLAHEMNTIGSSVPLSILGPASRASEQTPLPTIQPDIMDAPNNYAAVPLMALEPEILRGHIPAGHIPKPVVIADYVAKYPSIRSEEERDQYRAVFNDQYAEYKELHAEVQAMAKKFEEMDEIMQNLPSRPSSQMEKERISSILMEYQRKKADPTYLEKRERCEYLKNKLSHIKQKIQEYNKVYNNNSN, from the exons ATGTCTTCTGGAGAAGTTGGTTCTGTCACCAGGTTCGACCGGGTGCGGGAGATCCCACACTATGATCAGGTCCCTGTGGGCACCTCATGGCAGGACTTTCCTTTACCCCCAGAGTCCTTTCATGGAACAGTGCCGGCCGTAAGCTTAGacccccttccccctccccctctacCTAAACAGCCAGCTGTTGGCCCTGAATCCTTTTATCCCCCCAACAATAGTGAACCAATGGAGGCCAAGAGTGACGTCATGGACATTGAGCCGGTCCACCGCTTCATTCCCGACTCTGTCAAGAACTTCTTCCGTGGCAAAAGCTGTAACAGTGGGAGGAAAGGTCAGGGCATATACCCTCCTGCCCCTTACTCCCCTGCCCCTTCATCCAGTAAGAGTGGCAACCATCACACCACAGCAGGAGTCCCCTGCTCACCCCCCCACTCTGCGCCTCCATCTCCGTCCCTTCTAGGGTCCTATCGGGACCCTTATGGTGGCTCTGGGGGCAGCTACACCTCTCAGAAGGAGCAAAACCGGATGCTGCTGGATGCTGAAGCCTTTGAATCGGCATCTGCAGTGCCCACCAATCTCTCAGCCCTGACCTACCATGAGCGGGTGGAAGAATACCACCAGCGCTATGCCTACTTGAAGTCTTGGGCTGGCCTGCTGAGGATCCTGGGCTGTGTGCAGCTGCTGTTGGGGGCTGCTGTGTTTGCATGCGTCTGTGCTTATGTTCATAAGGACAATGAGTGGTTCAACATGTATGGATACTCCCAGCCACAGCTGTTTGGGGGGCTTGGTGGAGGTGCTGGTGCATATGGATCTGGGGGTAGTTACTACACAGGCCCCAAGACACCTTTTGTCCTGGTGGTGGCTGGCCTTACGTGGATAGTGACTGTTATTCTAGTCGTTGTTGGGATGACCATTTACTACAGAGCCATCCTTCTAGACTCTTCTTGGTGGCCGCTTACAGAGTGTTCCATTAACATGGTCTTAGCAATGCTCTATTTAGCAGCAGGGATAGTATATGTGAGGGACACCACTCGAGGGGGGCTATGCTATATACCGGTCTTCAATAACGGAATAAATGGGGCGTTTTGTCGGACCGAGGCCGGCCAGACAGCAGCCAttgtcttcctcttcatcaccaCGGTGCTCTACTTCATTAGTGCAGGAGTGTGTCTGAAGCTGTGGAGGCATGAAGCAGCCAGGATGAGGAAGGAGATGCTGGCACATGAG ATGAATACAATTGGATCATCAGTCCCTCTGTCTATA CTGGGTCCAGCCTCCAGGGCCTCTGAGCAGACTCCTCTCCCCACTATCCAGCCAGACATCATGGACGCTCCTAACAACTATGCAGCTGTTCCTCTGATGGCACTTGAGCCAGAGATCCTTAGAGGTCACATACCGGCTGGACACATCCCTAAGCCTGTCGTTATAGCCGACTATGTAGC AAAGTACCCCAGCATCAggtcagaggaggagagggaccaGTACAGGGCTGTGTTTAATGACCAGTACGCTGAATACAAGGAGCTGCACGCTGAGGTTCAGGCAATGGCCAAGAAGTTTGAAGAGATGGACGAGATAATGCAGAACCTTCCGTCCCGGCCTTCCAGCCAAATG GAGAAGGAGCGGATCAGTAGCATATTAATGGAATATCAGAGGAAGAAAGCT